From one Silene latifolia isolate original U9 population unplaced genomic scaffold, ASM4854445v1 scaffold_124, whole genome shotgun sequence genomic stretch:
- the LOC141637636 gene encoding uncharacterized protein LOC141637636 yields the protein MHIKDGCDEPCCISGDFNNVLGFNEKIRRPVLWSDIEDFRACVEYYEVVDVKGQGAFYTWNNKYEPQSRVFSRIDRCLVNADWMHKYPECYAYLLPEGLYNHNPCISYRKIVRQRKPHFRYFNMWRQDPNFKALMHSHWSKRVSGTTMYQVVTKLKNLKRPLKELNRNGYSNIEKAVGIAKVRLDTIQEQMHSDTRNMMILNEELEASKSYRELLLDFFKTGQLLKQLNTTTLTLIPKASNPVSVLEYRPIACYNIIYKSIEKILFSRLGEVLPDIVSSSQGAFIKGRNIVENVLIGQDLVRLYNRKAASPRCLIKIDLRKAYDTVEWVLVKQMLCAMQFSKRQKRRKARGTPFPLTFRPLYGILVLDHIDL from the exons ATGCATATTAAAGATGGGTGTGATGAACCTTGCTGTATCAGTGGAGACTTCAACAATGTGCTAGGTTTTAATGAGAAAATTCGTAGACCTGTCCTTTGGTCTGATATAGAAGACTTTAGAGCTTGTGTTGAGTACTATGAAGTGGTTGATGTTAAAGGACAAGGGGCTTTTTACACCTGGAATAATAAGTATGAGCCTCAATCCAGGGTGTTCTCAAGAATTGACAGATGTTTGGTGAATGCTGATTGGATGCATAAATATCCTGAATGTTATGCTTATTTACTACCTGAGGGACTATATAATCACAATCCTTGCATCTCCTACAGGAAAATAGTGAGACAGAGGAAGCCCCACTTCAGATATTTCAATATGTGgaggcaagacccaaattttAAAGCTCTGATGCATTCTCACTGGAGTAAGAGAGTTTCAGGCACTACCATGTACCAGGTTGTAACAAAGTTGAAAAATCTCAAGAGGCCTTTGAAAGAACTAAATAGAAATGGATACTCTAACATTGAAAAAGCCGTTGGGATTGCAAAGGTTAGATTGGATACTATCCAAGAGCAGATGCATAGTGATACCAGAAATATGATGATTTTGAATGAGGAATTGGAAGCTTCTAAATCTTATAGAGAGCTCT TGTTAGACTTCTTCAAGACAGGGCAACTGCTAAAACAACTCAATACTACTACTTTAACCCTTATCCCAAAGGCCAGTAACCCAGTCTCTGTACTGGAATATCGTCCCATAGCTTGCTACAATATCATATACAAAAGTATTGAAAAAATCTTGTTTAGTAGACTGGGAGAGGTATTACCTGATATAGTTAGTAGTAGTCAGGGGGCATTTATCAAAGGGAGGAATATTGTTGAGAATGTGTTAATTGGTCAAGATTTAGTGAGATTATACAATAGAAAGGCTGCTTCTCCAAGATGTTTAATCAAGATTGATCTTAGGAAAGCTTATGATACTGTGGAGTGGGTGCTTGTAAAGCAGATGTTGTGTGCCATGCAATTTTCTAAGAG GCAAAAGAGGCGTAAGGCAAGGGGAACCCCTTTCCCCCTTACTTTTCGCCCTTTGTATGGAATACttgtgttggaccatatagatttatga